ACTCGCTCATTCACTGGGGAGACGACGTCACCGCAGATCGCGGGCCGCTGGTTCCCAGCCGGGCCGAGCGATTCACGGTGAGTCTCGAAGACTCACTCGGACTGGTTCACATCGACTCGCTGCGACTCCGCTCCTCCATGGGACAGCCGGTCTCGCTGAGTTCCACCTTCGGGATGTACAACCGCACGCCATGACCCCACGACTTCGCCATCCGAGGGCCGGACAGCACGGCTTCATGCTCGTTGGCGTGATCATGTTCGCGCTCATCCTGAGCATTCTCGGCCTGTCGCTGTTCAGCCTCTCGAGCTTCGAGTCACAGTTCTTCTTCAAGTCCTACGACCGGACGCAATCTCTGCAGAGTGCGATCGGCGGAATTCAGCAGGCGCGCTACGTGTTGGCTTCGACCGCCGACTTGAGCCGGGTGGGCCAGAACCTGCCGAGCAATCAGGTCATCTGGGCGCGTGCCAAGCAGGGCGCGGACTACGACTCGGGCGACTCGACCGGAAACCTGAGCGGCGGCGGTGGACCGATCTGGATTCGCGCGCTCGCGGAAGTGAACGGCGAGCGTCAGCTGGTCGAGGCGCGTTTCAACTACAGCCCCGGGAACGAGATCTACAAGCGGCTCATGACGCTCACCGGAGATCTGAGCGTCGCCGTCACCGATTCGGGGGGTACCAACCGAATCAACCAGACCGTACTCGAGGGAGAGATCTGGAAGCTCGGTGGCTCCCCGGGGCCGTGGCCGACGGGTTGCCTCCCCGAGGTTCGCCCCGCGGGCAGCATTCCAACTCCGGATGTCGAGGGCTCGTGGTGGTCCTCTCGGTATGGCTCGGCGACGTTCGTGCTTGCGACACCCGGAGCGCTTCCGAACGATCGCGTCTGGAATTTGAATCTCAGTAGCGGATTGACCTACTACAAGACCGAGGACGGGCTCTCGCCGGAATGGAGTCTCTACCGAACCAACGCGGGACGTGCCGAGATTCGAGTGACTGGGACCGCGGTGTGGTTGCTCAAGGACGGACTCCGAATCGAGCCGTGCGCGAGAATCGTGGGGAGCGGACCCGGCGTCGCCACGCTGATCATCGTGACGCGACCGCTGCCGGGACGGACCGGAGATGAGGCGAATGTCGGAACGCTGTTCTACGGCGGAATCGAGACCTCGAACTGCAACCTGATCCTGGTCTCGAGCGGAACGGTCAAGCTCGAACACGACCTTTCGAATCAGGACGGCGATCTGGGCGTCACGTCCGACTATCTGTCGATCTTCGCGCAGAACTGCCGAGTCATGGGCACGTGGGCGATCGGGAGCTACGCGAACTTGCGATACACTCACGCGGTCGGCGACGCTCGCGACGACGCCGGAGAGTTGATCGACGACCTGATCGAACAGGGAGCGCTCCCGAATGGGTCGTCGTCGGGTCCGACCCGACTGGATCTCGTGGCCGGCTCCTGGCGCCAGCTCCAGCCACCGCTGAACTAGTTCGAAGGAACGAATGAGATCAGGGCTGCGATCCCGGCCGTGGGCCGGCCTCGATGTCGGCAATTTCAGCGTCAAGCTGCTCGCCCTGCAGGGAGGCGTGGGTGGCATGCGTCACTGGATCGCGGAGGTTCCGCTCCCTCCGCGCGGAGCCGACGGAAGCCGCACGCCCGAGACGCTCGCGCACGTCATCAACGAGGCGTTCTCGCTCGCCGGTCTCGCCGTTCGAACGGTGCGCGGGATTTCGCTCGGCATCTCGGGACCGGACGTGATCGTCAAACAGATCACGCTCCCGCTCCTCGATGACTCGGAAGTCGGCCCCGCGCTGCGCTTCGAGGCCCGCAAGCATCTGCCCTTCGACTTGAGCGCGATGAATCTCGATTTTCAGATCCTGGGGCGCTTCCCCAGTGAGCGAAAACTCGAGATCCTGCTCGCGGCGGTCTCGCACGATCACATGCAGCGGCACCTCGCGCCGCTCAACCTGCTCGGGCTCGAACCGGACGTGCTCGACGCCACTCCGCTCGCCCTCGCGAACGCCTTGATGTATGGAACCGAGCTCGAGACTGGCGCTCACCTGCTGCTCGACATGGGCGAGGATTTCTCGCACCTGGTCCTCTATCAGCGCGGCCAGCCGTTCTTCAGTCGGCGCCTCGACTTTGGTGGGCGACACCTCACCGACGCGATCGCGCGTGGCATTCGGGTGCCGTTCTCCGAGGCCGAAGAGTGGAAGCTGGCGGCGGGCGCGGACGAGCCCGGATTGCGAGTGGACTGGGACTCGTCGGAGATGCGCGCCGTGCTCGAAGCAATTCGAACCGTGCTGGT
This region of Candidatus Eisenbacteria bacterium genomic DNA includes:
- the pilM gene encoding type IV pilus assembly protein PilM; translated protein: MRSGLRSRPWAGLDVGNFSVKLLALQGGVGGMRHWIAEVPLPPRGADGSRTPETLAHVINEAFSLAGLAVRTVRGISLGISGPDVIVKQITLPLLDDSEVGPALRFEARKHLPFDLSAMNLDFQILGRFPSERKLEILLAAVSHDHMQRHLAPLNLLGLEPDVLDATPLALANALMYGTELETGAHLLLDMGEDFSHLVLYQRGQPFFSRRLDFGGRHLTDAIARGIRVPFSEAEEWKLAAGADEPGLRVDWDSSEMRAVLEAIRTVLVEELRRSIAFYRTQGTLPESLRISISGGSARLPGLAARMSELLGSPVSLLNPIQQILGQNSADASLSGPQFAQAFGLALRNQ